CGCGCGCCCGAGTCCTCTACGCGGTGGCGCAGTGCCCCTTCGCCCATGCCGGCGTAGACAACCGAGTGCACAGCGCCCAGCCGCACGCAGGCCTGCATGGTAAACAAGCCCTCGGGACTGAGCGGCATGTAGATAACCACTCGGTCGCCCTCGCCCACGCCCAGGCCTCGCAAGACGTTGGCCGTACGGGAAACCTGCTCCAGTATTTCAGAGTAGCTGTAATCACGCGGCGGTTGGTCTTCGCACTCAGCGTGCAACGCCACCTTGTCGCCCAGGCCGCGCTCGATATTACGCTCCAGACAGTTGTAAGAAAGATTGGTCCGGCCACCCACGAACCAACGATGACTGCTGCCGTCGATCTGCATCGCCTGCTGCCATCGTTCGAACCAGTGTAACTCGTCGGCCGCCCTCTCCCAGAACGCCTCGGGATCCGCTTCCCAGTCGCGGTACCAGGCCTGGTCATCTTTAACCCTGGCGGCCTCAAGCACGTTGCCGGGAGGATCGAGACGCTGGTCGAGATGAGAAAGGGCTTCTATAGCGTCGGCGTGGTGGGTCATGTCAGCGGCCGACGCTAGCGCCGCCTGCTGGTGGAGGCAATACCAACCCGAAAGCAATGCAAAGGGAGGCAAATGTGAGTAACCTGGCGTGTCAGTTGACGGATGCCCTAACAGTGATTAGCCTTTATGTATGCCCGACACCGTAGCAAGGTTCAGACTGGGAGAAGTGGTACGCCACCGGATTTTCCCGTTCAGGGGGGTCATTTTTGACGTCGACCCCGAGTTCGCCAACAGCGAGGAGTGGTGGCAGTCGATCCCCGAGGACATGCGCCCGCGCAAAGACCAGCCCTACTACCACCTGCTGGCCGAGAACGAAGACGGACCATACATGGCTTACGTCTCGGAGCAGAACCTGCTCAACGACGCCGAGCACGGACCAGTGGGGCACCCCGGCATAGACATGATGTTCGGTGCCCTCGAGAACGGAGTCTACGAACCCCGCGCCACCCTCAACTGACGAGCTGGAGGCAAGCGGCCACCGGGCAAGCCGTCGACCAGGCATTGCCCTCCCGCCTTGTTCGACGTGGCCGGTCAAGTATCCTACAAGTTCTCGTGGCGCCCGTTGCCAGCGCGCGGAGAAGAAGAGAACTTGGACCTGGGACTTTCAAACGCGACCGCGCTGGTAACCGGAGGAACGCAGGGCATGGGACGCGCGACCGCGGAGTTCTTCGCCCGCGATGGCGCGCGCGTGGCGGTGTTTGCCCGTAGCAGTGACGGGCTTGCAGAAACCGAGAAGGCGCTGCGCCGCCTCGGCAGCCCGGACGCCGTCGGTATCCAGGTCGACGTTACCAATCCAGCCTCGGTACGGGAGGGGTTCTCTACAATCTCCGAACGCTGGGGATCCCTGAACGCATTCGTGAATACCATCGGCCCGGGTGTCACTGGATCAATAGACGAACTTACTGAGGAACAGTGGAAAGAGAGTTTCGAGCTCGGCACCATGTCGGCGGTGCGCTGCGTACGCGAAGCGTTACCTCTACTTCGTAAAGCCGACTGGGCTCGCATTGTATTCGTGTCGGCACATTCGACCAAGCGCCAGACTCCCTCGCTTGTCAGCTACACCGCGGCCAAGAGCGCGCTGACCAGTATCAGCAAGAACCTGTCGCGCACGCTTGCCCCCGATGGAATCCTGGTCAACACCGTCTCGCCGGGCACCTTCCTGACCGGCGGGGTGCGTCGCTGGCTGGAGGGTATGGCCGTGGAACGCGGGGTGGACCCGAACAGCCTGGAGGATCTCAACCGCATAATCGCCGAGGATTTCGGCGAACCCTGCGACCTCGGCCGGGCGGGGCTCCCGGACGAAATTGGCGCCGTGATCGCCTTTCTCTCCTCCAGGACCAACTCGTATATGACCGGTGCCAACGTGAACGTCGACGGGGGCTCGGATTTCGCCTGATGGACGTCGCGCGGTTAGTCGAAAGTTCGATCACTCATACCGGGCTCGATGACTTCGGCGGAGACTCCTTCCGGGAAGGACTCGACGTTCTGGCAAAATCGCTGTCGGAAGAGGCGGAACTCGGCGACGTAGGTCGCATGGTCGCCCTCGGCCACCTGCGCCGGTTGCTGTCCAGCCGACTCCGCGTCGAGGACTGCTACCGACAAAATCCGGAAATAGAACTGGAGGAAACGCCGGCACCAATATTCATCCTTGGCCTGCCGCGCACCGGCACGACCGCCTTGTCAACAAGACTCGCGCGCGACCCTGACACGCGCTCCTTGCTCACATGGGAGTCGATGCACCCTACCCCGCCACCCGAGGCCGCCACGCGCGACACCGACCCGCGCATCGAACGCGCCCGCTCCGAACAGGAGCTGATGTACTCCGCGTTCCCCGAAATGAAGAAAATGTACGACGCGTCACCGACCGACCCGACCGAATGCCAGGACCTGCTGGGCATGGAATTCAAGACATACCACTTCTCGGGACAGTACTGGGCCCCGGGCTACGCCGAGTGGGTAATAGACCAGGACATGACCAGCGCGTACCGTTACCACCAACGCACCCTGAAACTCCTGCAGTGGCATTGCCCGCCAAACCGGTGGCACCTTAAAACCCCGGTACACATGCTGTCACTTGAAGCGCTCAACGAGGTCTACCCTGACGCTCGTTTCATAATGACGCACCGGGATCCGGCTGCAGTACTTGGCTCAGTGTGTGCGCTTATACAAGTCACGCGCAGCATGGCCAGCGACAAGCGGGATCCCAAGCGGATAGGCAACGAACAAATCGAGTTCTGGCCGCTTGCGCTGGAACGCGCGATGGCGTTTCGCGAGCGCATAGGAGAGGACCGGTTCGCCGACGTGTTTTTCACCGAGCAGCTCGAAGATCCCGTCGGGGTGGTAGCCAGTGCGTACCAGAAACTTGGCCTTGCCTTCATCGGACGGGTCCGCGACGAAATGTCCGCGTGGGCGCAAACACACCAACGGGGACGTCACGGTAGCTACACCTACTCGCTTGAAGACTACGGGCTGAACCCGGGGCACGTGCGCGAACGCTTCAGGTCTTACATTGACCGCTTCGTCGTGGAAATGGAGGACATACGATGAGCGAGCAAAAAAAGCCGCAGACGCCGAGTGGCTGGCCGGGCATGGTTCGACGGGCTGTTCGGCGAGCACCTTCAACAGACCCGGCCATAGCCAACGGAGACGCGTGGAAAGAAATGCTGGCCGAGCTTGAGCGTGCCGGGAGCTTCGTGGTGGGAAAGGGTGCACCCGAAAACCAGCTGGACCAGGCCGAGGGCTGGCTCCATCTCGCCTCGCTCCTGCGCATGGGCGCGGGCGAAATGATGGTCACCGTGGATCCGGACAGGCCGCGCTTCGAATGGAACGATGGCACGGGCAAGTGGGGGCTGGATTGCTCAGACGCGCTGTACGCGCAGACGTCTGTCCGGGCCGGTAACGTGTACCGTGTACGTGGACGACGCGGCAGTGTCCACTTCCTGGGCATTCAGTTGGTCGCCCGCATGCGCGCGGTCGTCGATATCGACGCCGATGACCTGGAGATAGACGACGACGGAATTTTTGATATCCAGCTGGGTGGAGACAATCCCGGCGGGGGAAACTGGGTGGAACTCCCCGAAGACGCTACCGCCATTATCGTGCGCCAGTTCTTTTACGACTGGGACAACGAGGAGCCCGCAACTTTAACCATCGACAGGATCGACGGCGGCGCCTCGCGATCCCCGACCACGGTCAGCCCGGGGGCTACGGCAGCCCAGCTTCGGGCGGTCGGGCGATTCGTCCACGACAACACACAGTGGTGGGTACAGGCAACTCTGGGCAAACAGGGCGAACACTTGAACACATTTCCCGACGACCAGGGAGGACTGGGAAACGTGGCGGCAGCCTCCCAGAAATACCAGGCCTTCGGCATCGGGTACTTCCGCCTGGCCGATGATGAAGCCCTCCTGGTGGAGGTAACGCCACCCGCCGCGAGGTACTGGAGCCTGCACCTGGGCAACTACTGGATGGAGTCGCTGGACTTTGCCAACTACCAGTCGAGCCTGAACGGCCACCAGGCAGTTATTGACTCGGACGGGGTTTTTCGCGCCGTCATTTCCGCCAGGGACCCCGGTATTCCCAACTGGCTGGATCCGGCCGGTCACACCGAGGGCTCCATGGTTTACCGATGGAACCAGGCGGACCAGGCCCCGATACCCGCGACGCGGGTTGTGCCCTTCGAATCAGTACGCGGGTTGCTGCCTGCCAACACGCCCGAAGTAACGCCCGACCAACGCGAAGCCTCTATCGAGCGCCGAAGAGTTCACGTCAGGCGCCGTTACGCGCGACCGCTGTAACCGATCGTCAGCGCCTTACAGCAAACCAGCCTAGGCCCGCCAGCAACCCAGCAACCGCTACTGCCAGCGTGGCCACGTGGTCCGTGGCAGCGAGCCAGTGTAGCGCACCGGCTGCCCCCGTGGGCAGCGGGTGGGCCTGGGCGACAAACGGCAACAGCAGTGCCGCCAGGGTCAAAAGTATTACCTTTCTGTTCATTCTTGTTTCTCCTCAGTTACTCGCCGTGGCCTCGGCCCGGCCACTGTCCAGTGCAGCTGCCGCGACATCAAGTCCGCCGGCGTGAACAATAAACTCCACCACCCGGTCGGCCCCGCCGCCTTCCT
This genomic stretch from Candidatus Binatota bacterium harbors:
- the hspQ gene encoding heat shock protein HspQ encodes the protein MPDTVARFRLGEVVRHRIFPFRGVIFDVDPEFANSEEWWQSIPEDMRPRKDQPYYHLLAENEDGPYMAYVSEQNLLNDAEHGPVGHPGIDMMFGALENGVYEPRATLN
- a CDS encoding SDR family oxidoreductase, with protein sequence MDLGLSNATALVTGGTQGMGRATAEFFARDGARVAVFARSSDGLAETEKALRRLGSPDAVGIQVDVTNPASVREGFSTISERWGSLNAFVNTIGPGVTGSIDELTEEQWKESFELGTMSAVRCVREALPLLRKADWARIVFVSAHSTKRQTPSLVSYTAAKSALTSISKNLSRTLAPDGILVNTVSPGTFLTGGVRRWLEGMAVERGVDPNSLEDLNRIIAEDFGEPCDLGRAGLPDEIGAVIAFLSSRTNSYMTGANVNVDGGSDFA
- a CDS encoding DUF1214 domain-containing protein, which codes for MSEQKKPQTPSGWPGMVRRAVRRAPSTDPAIANGDAWKEMLAELERAGSFVVGKGAPENQLDQAEGWLHLASLLRMGAGEMMVTVDPDRPRFEWNDGTGKWGLDCSDALYAQTSVRAGNVYRVRGRRGSVHFLGIQLVARMRAVVDIDADDLEIDDDGIFDIQLGGDNPGGGNWVELPEDATAIIVRQFFYDWDNEEPATLTIDRIDGGASRSPTTVSPGATAAQLRAVGRFVHDNTQWWVQATLGKQGEHLNTFPDDQGGLGNVAAASQKYQAFGIGYFRLADDEALLVEVTPPAARYWSLHLGNYWMESLDFANYQSSLNGHQAVIDSDGVFRAVISARDPGIPNWLDPAGHTEGSMVYRWNQADQAPIPATRVVPFESVRGLLPANTPEVTPDQREASIERRRVHVRRRYARPL
- a CDS encoding sulfotransferase, with the translated sequence MDVARLVESSITHTGLDDFGGDSFREGLDVLAKSLSEEAELGDVGRMVALGHLRRLLSSRLRVEDCYRQNPEIELEETPAPIFILGLPRTGTTALSTRLARDPDTRSLLTWESMHPTPPPEAATRDTDPRIERARSEQELMYSAFPEMKKMYDASPTDPTECQDLLGMEFKTYHFSGQYWAPGYAEWVIDQDMTSAYRYHQRTLKLLQWHCPPNRWHLKTPVHMLSLEALNEVYPDARFIMTHRDPAAVLGSVCALIQVTRSMASDKRDPKRIGNEQIEFWPLALERAMAFRERIGEDRFADVFFTEQLEDPVGVVASAYQKLGLAFIGRVRDEMSAWAQTHQRGRHGSYTYSLEDYGLNPGHVRERFRSYIDRFVVEMEDIR